TTATGGGGACCTCTGCATTTTGCTCAGGATCTTCCTGTCCATGCCTGTGACTGTGGCTGGAGGTGAGCGAGCTTTCAGCAAATTGAagcttactgactacaaatttggaactctgattaataattaaataaataactataaccaaaattaccacatcaatagctagcaaagttgaaggatatggagttcttgacagtgtagaggttggcaaaattcacacttatgcaacattaatgaagatggagttttgagaccatgtggctgagatcacatgtatgtgttaagtttgtggaaatgagtgtgtgaggtgttggtgccaggttaaagaaagtagttagatgcatgcaaagaaactgatcagtataacagaactaacattaactttcacaacaacacaattcaatcttataaacatcacatgaaatagaaataggacagtcctttgcttagcctagcgtaataatagagcccagttgacAGGtagtccatgaaaaagagggaaagttcctttttggatgtgctgtttgaagtcgagtgaagtggtcttgttggtttgtggctcctgttgtgcatctgctggtcagaccttgtgtcgtggccaattgtgctgaagttcttaggcaggctctcgcgtcgctgcctttggaaggttttagcagtctgctccaggcaggcctgctggaagttgaggagcttgtgtagggaggaagtctccctggctgggagagcagggccagaacctactccaccaggagcggtcagcaggggaagaggcagaagagagaagagagctaggaaactcggcttatattggccttgtgacctcatgggtcatgggggacacagtgaccaatagtggttgagagttgtcttctggagcagttttaccacctatatgtgaagaggaagcaccctgggagactgagttctggaagctctcctttgtctccagagcaaaggagacatgcggtcaggcttttgactacacatgtaggcccaactatggttcacagataccaggtcccaacatgacattatggcttcattgaatgaaaatgtatttaacctatctcgatgtgcttctttaggttggacggggagtttttgaatgccaatatttcagtcactctctgtaggcataacaggcacttaatccagtaggaagaatctttcactccaacgtacgaaaatatttctttttttttggaatatcttatttttcaaatattttcacgATGCATGAAAACTTGCAGAACATACATTAAACATTACAGAAAATtacataacaaaataaaaaaaattcacacagatgaaataaaacaaattaaacaagtaaggtaaataaataaataatccccCCCACccaaagagaaattaaaagtaaaaaagagttGGTGCATAGGATGACACATCACAGAGAAATACAGCAATGACACAGTACATAATGTAATTCAGTAGTTCAGAGCTCCAAATATTTAGTCCTACGGTACCGTTGGTGGTGTATCCATGTACTCCAAATAAGGCTGccagattttcaaaaataacttaTATTTCTTTCTGAGACTATATGTAATTTTTTCAAGAGTAATACAACTGTTCATTTCCACAGACCATCTGTCTATGAGAGTCGGGGAATCAGACTTCCAAGTCATTGCTATACATTTCCTGGCCACACATAATGCAATTTCTGCAAATTTAATTTGGAGCTTCGTCAAAGACCCGTTGAAAGTTGTGAAGTTTCCCAGTAAACATAGCTCAGGATCCAATGGAAAGGTAACTCCCGTGATCTCAGTTAAGACATTACAAAAGTCATACCAAAAGGACCTCACCTTTGTGCAAAGCCAGGTACAGTGTAGGAAGGAGCCAACCTCTATaccacatctgaaacacatttctgacaatTCAGGTTTGGATTTATGTAGCTTCTGTGGGGTGAGGTACAGTTGATGAAGAAAATTATAATGCACAAGTCTGTACCGGGCATTAACCGTTGCTGACAGACTGTTCTGGCACAAATCTGACCAGAGTTGTTCATCAATTGCTATATTCAAGTCTGATTCCCATctcatgctggatctgtgtaATCCTGGTTTTGGGCACTCATTCACAAACATGGAGtacattttagaaataaatttgCATACATGTCCCTCATGAAGCATTCTTTCCAGATTAGTTAACACAGGTAGAATCATTTCAGGGCCCAGGTTAGTTCTCAAAAAAGCTCTTAACTGGAGGTAACAAAAGAAAGTTCTACTGGACAAGTCATACTTCCTCTTCAGTTCTTCAAAAGACATGAGACGTCCTTTATCAAAGCAATCTTCCAGATGCTGGATTCCCCTATCATGCCAAGTCTCCagaattttattatttagagtCATGGGTACAAGTTCATTTTGTCTTAGAGGTGTTTTTGGGGACAGTCTCAAATCCAGCCCAAGATTTTTTTGAACTTCATaccatattttaataaaatgtttcagaatAGGGTTATCTGTCCTTTTGGATATGGTTTTGGAGTTCCATTTATAAATGAAATCACTGGAAGCTCCTTCTTTCAGAGGATGAAGTCCAATTTGTATCCAAGAGGGGGCAACATCGCCGTCGAAAAGTGACGAAATATATCGCATTTGGGCcgctaaataatattttttaaaattgggCAATCGGAAACCTCCCAGGCTATAATCCCATGTTAGTTTTTCCATTGACACCATTTGAGATTTTACCGTTCCACAAAAACTGTCTAACGTGATTGttgagtgttttaaaaaaggtttcagGTAATGGAACGGGTAAGGACTGGAAAAGATACTGCAACCTCGGGagaatattcattttcacacagtttattCGACCAATAAGAGTTATGGGTAGGTTCCTCCATCTGTTGAGGTCCTCCTCGATTTTACTCAGCAATGGGAGGTAATTAAGTTTGTACAAATTTTTAAGATCATTGTCTATAATTATtcctaaatatttaatattctggaGCCACTTAAATGGGGTTGTTTGTTGGTATTCGGTGAGATCAAAGTTCGTGAGCGGAATAATTTCACTCTTTTCCAAATTGACCTTGTATCCTGAAATAGCACCATATGTGTTTAGCAGCGTCTGTAATTTCGTGAGAGAGTTAACCGGGTCTGTTAGATACAGAATTACATCATCTGCCAGGAGAttgattttatgatttatttggtCCACTCTGAACCCCTTTATTTCTGGATCTCGTCTAATTGCTTCAGCAAGTGGTTCAATAGCCAGGACAAAGAGTCCTGGAGACAGAGGGCAGCCCTGTCGACTCGATCTACTCAAGGGAAATGCTGTCGAAGTCTGTCCGTTTGTGGTAATTTTGGCTCTGGGTTTATGGTAAAGTGTTTTCACCCAATTGATAAACAAATGGCCAAATCCAAACTTGTccaaaactttgaataaatacGGCCACTCAAGCCTATCAAAGGCCTTTTCAGCATCTAATGCTACAGCTACACTAGGTTCAGGTTTAGATTTCGTTAGATGGATAATATTAAAGAGTCTGCACAGATTATTGGCTGATGAGCGTTTTAGAATAAAGCCACTCTGGTCTGGGTTTATTAATTTTGGCAAATGTTGGCCAAGCCTGTTTGCCAGGGCTTTGGAAATCAATTTATAATCTGAATTCAATAATGAAATGGGTCGAAAAGAGGAACACTTTAATGGATCtctattttttttgtgaatcacTGTGATTATGGCAGTGGAGAATGATTCAGGAAGGGTTTGAGTTTGAGATGCCAAATTAATCACATCCATTATAAGGGGGGTTAATAAGTCCTTAAATTCTCTGTAGAATTCAGGGGGGAAGCCATCCTCTCCTGGTGATTTATTGGGTTGTAGTGAGCATAAGGCCTTTTCGATTTCTTTCTTAGTGAAGGGCAAATCAAGATTCTTTTGGTCTTCATGGCTGAGTTTCGGCAATTCAATAGTGGACAGGAATTCATCAATCTTAGATAGATCCTCTGGCGATTCTGATGTATATAGATTtgtataaaactgtttaaatgcaTCATTAATTTCTGTTGGGTTGTGTGAGATTGCaccagtttcagtttgaattgCATTAATTGTCCTTGAGCTTTCCTCTGTTCTCAATTGCCAGGACAGGATTTTGTGAGCTTTCTCTCCCAGCtcataatatttttgtttggttcttaaaattattttttcaacctTATAGGTATGTAAAgtattgtattttagttttttgttaacCAACCGTTGGTAAAGTTCTTTAGACCCAGATTGTTGAAACTCCTTTTCCAATTTCAGAATATCTGCGTCTAGCTCATTTATCTCTGccatatatttctttttgataCCCTTTGTATAAGATATTATTTGCCCTCTTAGATAAGCTTTCAGCGTGTCCCATAATATGAAACTACCGGGGGAGGAGGGGCAGTTTATCTCACAGAACAATTTTATCTGGTCCCTAATAAACTGGCAAAAGTCTGGTCTATGAAGGAGAGTAGGGTTCAGACGCCATCTATATTGGTTTGCTGGTTTTTCTGGCATCAAAATAGATAGGGTCAAAGGTGAATGATCAGACAGCGTCCTAGATAAATAGTCAGATTCCAGTGTTCTATGAATCAACTgtgttgacaataagaaaagGTCGATCCTGGTGTGAGATTTGTGTGGGCAAGAGTAAAAGGAATAGTCTGTAGTCTGAGGGTGCATCTGTCGCCACACATCAGTCAGGTTTAGATCTTTCATAAATGATAAGGTAGTCttggctgcttttgttttggatATTGTCGTAGCTGACTTATCTAATATAGGATCTAAGCAAAAATTAAAGTCGCCTCCTACAAGTATGTTTTGTTGTCCCCCCGATACTTTCATAAAAATATCCCGAACAAAGGATTCATCATCATAGTTGGGTGCGTATAAGTTTAACAGTGTCCAGGGTTCTGAGTAGATTTGGCAATTAACTAGGACATAGCGGCCTGCTGGATCAATCATAGTTTCTCCAATTGTAActggaatatttttatttattaaaatagcaACCCCCCTGGCTTTAGAGTTAAATGAGGATGATAACACATGTCCCACCCATTCTCTTCTCAGCTTTTTATGCTCCTGTGTGGTAAGATGGGTCTCTTGTAAAAAAGCGATATCAATGTGCAGTTTTTTAAGTTGTGTCAAAACTCTCTTCCTCTTAACTGGTCCATTTAGCCCATTCACATTAAAGCTAACAAACTTAACTACCCTATTCATTAATACTAACTGTGTACATCAGAGTACCATAGCCTCCTTGTAAATGCACTGTGCAAGAGCCAGTGTATCCCccgtgatgaaagaaaaaaagataaaccaaAGCACCAAcattcaacaagaaaacaaaccccTTAACCCACCCCTCTTCCCCCCAAGTGCCTAATCCTGAACGTTTGACACTATCTTCCCTCTCGAACTGGGTTGTGCACTTCGCACTTGTCAAGTATGACATGTCTGGCATGgttcagaaacaaataaaccagcCCAAGGCTCTATCTAAGAAAGATTTTTACAATATGCATAGTATCCATTTCGGTGTAACAAgaatttatatgaaaaaaaaaacgctgaAAACACCCTTTTCTGAAATTGTTAGAATGCAAACAGGGTGGGATAACATGAAACCAATCCATCTGAAGTAAACTTAAACTTGAATTGCTGCCATCACTTACTTTATATCTCAGCACCTTTAGCATAACAACATTGACGGCAGTGTTAATGAGAGACAGCTCCGGAGCTGCCGCTGGGTTTCATCCACCTGTTGGTTCTGTCCGCCTGGTCCGTCATGCTCGTTCCGGGGAGTCGCGCAGGAATGCCGCCGCTTCTTTTGGTGTTTTGAAGAATTTCCTTCCTCCATCGGGAAGCGTGATCCTCAATGTTGCAGGATGAAGCAGGGCAAACGGGATGTCCTTGGATCGAAGCTCCCTCTTCACTTGGTCGAACTCCTTTCTGCGTTTCATCAAGCTGGCACTCAggtcaggaaagaacagtaCAGGCTTTTCCTCGTACATGATGGGACCGTTGTTCTTGGATTTTGTCCCGGTCTTGGCATTTAAGCAGGCGTATCAACACATGTCTCGGTCTCTGGTCTGCAGGTGGACGGTGCGTAAAAGCTCGGTGCGCTCGCTCTATGATCAGCGGCTCAGTGAAATGCTCTCGTCCGAGAGTGGCTGGGATCCAATTAGCAAGAAAGTTCACAAGGTCCCCACCCTCGCAGTTTTCCTTCAGGTTAACGACCCATATATTGTTGCGTCGACTGTAGTTTTCCAGCTGGTCGACTTTCTCCaataaaaactcattttctttaCTCAGCTTTTGGACGCAAGAATCCAGGCTCACCAGCTGGTCCTCCGCTGTGCTGATGCGGCATTCCGCCTCGGTTGTGCGGGTGTTCAATATATCCAGCATTGCTTTTAGTCCAGAGATAGATTGGTTAATTTCTGCCGTTTTAGCGTCGATTTTACCGGAGAGAGCTTGATTTCCGTTTCGTATCTCTTGAAGAATGAGGGAGTCTTTCACACCTTCCAGGTGGCCTTGTGCCGCGGCCGCCGCCATTACATGAACTTCTTCCTCGCCGTAGCCGGGAGTTGTTTTATCAATAGATGTTGAGTTTTGCTCACCAGCTGAGTTCAGTTGCTTGTTTCTGGTTCTCCGGTCCATAATAAAGCTAACCGACCAGGTTCGGACTGAGTTTgggtgttttaaaataatttaaaatggatttgtttGAAGAGCCTGTGGGTCTGCGTCTACCTAGCTTTGCTGCATCACGTGACCCCCTACGGAAATATTTCTTGacaatacggccggtgtaacgttatcttcatcaccaccacggagttcaccaagttcgccactttagacgagatgctcgtcatctgctaccggagcattaacgttagcagcagagccggcagcaagtgcttccatgatggcatcaataatgtgacatgcccgtgtagtaaaatttctgttcattacactgtgtcacatatgaatgtcactatgtacctttaatctgcactgcaaactgaggagtgattataacataaattgctaatgattacaataagtttaagacagatattacaaatcatcaaacgaatcaaacaatatactctatgtgtaacaatcagtatgtagtgtatgtataacttgtgtgaagaaatcataatctttttgtttttttaaaggcagtctgacaagaatgaaatataatggtgtaaaatcagagagaaatatcttttaaaaaatagtaaatggtttggacagatataatggtgtcaagagtaagaaaaactgtgtaaaagaaaaagagactcatcatggtacggtaggggctctccagagggaaagtcccagctccaaggccaaagcaacccaggtgtttggaggctttccaggggtaaactcaagtccaacgtatcaaagtaaccccggtgcttggagattttccagggggaaggtcgtaacaggtgtggcccttaaggatagataaagcggagcaacaccactgttagtcagagttcttctggtgcagctccggctcgctgctgaatgctctcaggttttgttgtcgacaataaaactctgctgcttttaagttgagttctactaattttttttttaactgaatttttggacttttggaccacgagtggaacttagtttttcaccacaacacccagacaagcgggacttcttcttcttcgtgcttggcggttgacatgacaacgaatgtgttgtgtagtgtaaatgaaaaaagacgttaacaggcaagctaattcagcggaacaaacttcactctttcttattcaggtgccagtcacagtcactctcttcttcatggggtacatcgagtgacactgccacccactggcataatatatattgcaggcacacgtatataccacaaaaagtttacggcattacgtcaccaactcaaatttcttctgattttaatttgtagtaatgagtaaagaagatggttaggagaaatgtattggagtaaaagtacacattttacttaggaaatatagtggagtaaaagtgaaagttgtcagaaataaaaataacaaagtaaagcacagatatgtgaaatttctacttaagtagaaatgtaaagaagtatttgtacttcgttacattacaacactgggtaaggtcagctcaggtgctgttggatgggcgctgctgactacttccaacactgtggttttctcaaccccagagcgtggcggattctcttccagagtgaagtcttctttggtttctcagggagaacactggagagagacttctcctcagtgacatcatccttactctctccattgagctcccgactggaaacatcagcttcatgacagtggcagaccacattgtaagaagctttgagcttcatcagctcttcttggagaaccttcttctcctggagctcagtgttgaacttttcctggttggtagtctgattcagacagacctcatgataagaagctctgagcttcatcagctcttcttgaagagcattattctcagcctgaagcagatcgctggtttgagtctccttgtccatggagtcaatcttttggctctgagcttgcctttcctccatctctgtcaccacaagctcaagcctgctcaaatcccttttcaaaagggccatcattgtcctcttccagagccttcaccttgttgctttgtactgccagtttgccattgtgggctttagagtgagctgtcattttctccttctccctcatcagaagctcatcgttctgtttgagcttctcttccagagccttcaccttgttgctctgtacagccagttcagccagtttgccattgtgggctttagagtgagctgtcattttctccttctccctcatcagaagctcatcgttctgtttgagcttctcttccagagccttcaccttgttgctctgtacagctagttcagccaggacaccaatgtgggctttagagcgagctgtcattttctcctgctcccttatcagaagctcatcattcagtttgagcttctctttcagagccttaatctcagactgcattgttccacatgtctgaaaaatagaaacatggaattcattattaaaagtccactcaacacaacctgaacatacatttctaaaaaaaaaaaattcttaccaggatgtccattttggtaaaggggatttgtagttatgagagcagtgtcttcttaatgaatttttactgaacaaatcagcggttgtctccgtaggcagcattgttgtcttcactaatgaggactgtggtcttctcagttgacggtctgttattttcacaagctaataacttgaaacactgtctgaccagatagtcactttggatggtgtcagtctggcttccagctccactgtgaggaaccttggagtgttgttcgaccaagacatgtcatttgacgcccatattaaactagtgtctaggacggctttcttccatctgcgcaatattaacaaaattagaaacatcctgtctaagcaggatgctgaaaaactagtccacgcgtttgtaacctctagattagattactgcaactctctattagtaggatgctccatgaagactgttaaaagtctccagttggtccaaaatgctgcagcacgagtgctgacaggaactagaaggagagatcatatcactcctgtcttagcttccttacattggctcctgGTAAAAgttagaatagaatttaagatcctgctcctcacttttaaagccctcaacaatcacatcccctcatatatcaaagagctgataacaccttattatccaagtagatcacttcgttcccaaaacacaggctctctagtggttccaagagtctgtaagagtagagcaggaggtagaacatttagctatcaggctcctctcctgtggaaccagctcccactctgggttcgggaggtagacactgtctcagcatttaaagtaaaactaaaaaccttcctctttgacaaagcctatagttagggctggatcaggtgagtcctgaaccatcccttagttgtgctgctataggtttagactgctgggggaacgcccatcatgcactgagcacttcttcacttccctctgtctctctgtctctctgcccccccacacctctttatttatttatttattagttttaacatgtcatcatgtcaaagtgtcactttgtcctcccatagtccctctggctcttctctctatctcgtttcagataactccggcaccgggactacaggaccacaacgaccaccatcaccattgtctgcatttattacaagaactcagcaattcattaatatatctagtcatgttgtagatctatacattgttattgttatggttagccttgattttgatgtaggtcagaggaccaaagaaatatcctttaatgtctagagtttttggttctttgattggatttgataaggatttgcaggccagcaatccctttgatggttgcccccacatcaatcatcaaagaagatttttaagaagcaaccgtttccatggcaatttttataactgcacaacatggcggcccctgggggtttatcaggttgacttctatatgatgcacatcattgcggagcatacacaaatcctgagctaggcggctactatacacatgttgcactgatagctaagtgatccctgtctgagacggaggttagtctcttgaccaaatgaagaaaatcaatcaaggatttcagatccattagataatgtgtgatatgcttgagggaattaatgaaatatgctatgaagtgttaaattaagtatgtagatatgtacataagcatcaacaaaatataagtctatgtgtcagtaggtacatagtgtgaaatcttaacagcacaagcattataaaataaatgtagtaggatgaaaataaaataatgaagatggaaaacactgtagagcagctgtagtcaactactttaccatcaccgggaagtgggtacatttttgcaaactaattgttgcattgtgtgtcactgagagcatggggaattgtgcatttctgcagcatgtttggattcgtgtttgtaaaaaatgtgtgtgtatgtgtgtgtcaggaaagtgtggaccttgatgctggctggtttctaaaactgatgcgaaataattgagaggatgtttatttacatgtttatctatgtgattttagtgtgtgagagctattgatgcacaacacaggcactgacattctgtgattaagcattgtattgttgtgtgttgttcatgtgttcaatgtgattttacactgcagataaaggtttcatattttaatttcattcatagattcatggctattgagcagtgctttgtgagtgttggtcgaatactgtcagtggcataagatattaatgaaaatgcatattattaatatttgtatgtgtgtatattaaatcaatacaattgtcaatgcttctgcagatgtgtttgactgtttccatttaatttaatttactatgttccacttaataatgggctaaaaggattggtgattatgtaatatttatgtctttgttatgcacattagtcatccaatcattactgatttgatgatatagagctcaatctgaatgcagacaattatatcttcaatgcaaaatatattttaaaaatcttgcctacatttgtttacatatgataatgaacaaaaataataaccaacagatttgagacatctcacacaattcattgaccctcagcatccagcccttcatcagccgtgagtgtggcacattatgtcattctttgtcgtatatggtcatcaataatttaataataattgatctcaggctccctctctggaatcgaaccctgaatccccgttacctgtggtcattgtaggcacaaaaagtaccattgaaagttgatagggcagacattcgaatgagacgtcgccaccacgagggccagcgatcagttcgaggtcatctagtgtcaccaaagcagccggggcaccacgggtctgataaatgcacacgtccccgaaggtcagcgcccgttggggaagcggagagcgggcggggagtggagttcagttgggggggtgggattttgcggaagttattttgcaaaaggggtaagaactcatacatcgcctggtacactggcgctgacaagtagaaacattttgcttaattttgcctttatacaccaaattaaagattagactctcctcttcccaacaatatcagctttccaccctagcacaaactggctgctagtaatcagacatttagtgtggtccatttcaggcagctttcggagctgggtcagaagtcaaacttctttcacttacaatgtttgaacactgctgctaatgtgtttaaacatgtttaggcatgtgcaggaatgtgtttaattagttgtaacttcataaaaaaggactttttggcaagtaattacatatcgtcacaacctcactcagtctgagaatcatcatcactggtggtgcacttttcagcttgagtaaattatctgttaatctcaggcaggtctctcaatacagcaaaacaattctttacaaactacttttctttcaatggtctttttattaatgataaaatacatataagacaatcaatgcacaggaaaaaagtttttttgatttttcgtacaacatccataacacaaaacaatcccttgtcaaaacatccggacatggacatacttaaacatctactgacaaaaaaatgtaaatagacagaataataataataataataaaaaataaaaaaattacaaccacgcttggaaagataaaagattaataagatttaataactgaaaaaagcacag
The genomic region above belongs to Paralichthys olivaceus isolate ysfri-2021 chromosome 24, ASM2471397v2, whole genome shotgun sequence and contains:
- the LOC138407073 gene encoding golgin subfamily A member 6-like protein 26, with the translated sequence MDILTCGTMQSEIKALKEKLKLNDELLIREQEKMTARSKAHIGVLAELAVQSNKVKALEEKLKQNDELLMREKEKMTAHSKAHNGKLAELAVQSNKVKALEEKLKQNDELLMREKEKMTAHSKAHNGKLAVQSNKVKALEEDNDGPFEKGFEQA